CTGGCTCAGTGATGAGCCTACTATATTCATTGAAGGCAGAGACTGCTTTTTAAAGGATGTTGATGGAAAATGGTATCTTGATGGAGTATCATCTCTATGGGTAAATATTCATGGACACAGAAGACCTGAAATAGATGAGGCAGTAAAAGCACAGATAGATAAACTTGCCCACTCCACATTGCTTGGTGCATGTAATGAGCCAAGTATTTTGCTTGCTAAAAGGCTTGCTCAACTGCTTGCCACAAAACTTCCATGGGGTAAACCCCTTACAAAGATATTTTACTCTGACAATGGCTCAACAGCAGTTGAGATTGCCATGAAGATTGCTTATCAATACTGGGTAAATCAGGGGATAAAAGATAAAGATACATTCGTTAGCCTTCGTGAAGGCTATCATGGAGACACAATAGGAGCAGTAAGTGTTGGAGGAGTTGAACTTTTCCATGAGGTTTATAAGCCCCTATTGAACAAATCCATTCAGGCTCCTGCACCTTATTGCTATCGTTGTGAGCTGAAACTCAGTTATCCATCATGCGGACTGGCATGTCTCGGTGAGATGGAAAAAATAATCAAACAAAATCATGAAAAAATTATCGCCGTAATAGTTGAACCTCTTGTTCAATGCGCTGGTGGCATAATTGTATGGCCAGAGGGTTATCTCAAGGGATTAAGAAAACTTTGCAATGAATACAATATTCTGCTAATTGCCGATGAGGTAGCAACAGGTTTTGGAAGAACAGGCAGAATGTTTGCCTGTGAACACGAAGAGGTTACTCCTGATATTATATGTTTAAGCAAAGGAATAACGAATGGTTATATGCCACTTGCGGTTACTGCAGTTAATGAAGAAATTTTCAATGCCTTTTTAGGCGAACTTGAAGAAAGAAAAACCTTTTATCACGGTCATTCCTATACGGGAAATCCTTTAGCCTGTGCAGCAGCTGTGGCAAATCTTGAAATATTTGAAAAGGATAAAACCATAGAAACCCTGCCACCAAAAATTGAACTGTTAAAGAGAAAGCTTTTAGAGATAGCAGAACTTCCCCATGCAGGAGATGTAAGACAAAAAGGAATGATTGCAGGAATAGAACTTGTAAAAGATAAAAAAACAAAAGAACCTTTTCCATATAATGAGCAGACAGGCTGGAAAGTTGTAAGAGCAGCAAGAAAACACGGTGTCTGGCTAAGACCACTCGGCGATGTTATTGTAATTATGCCACCGCTTGTTGTTTCAGAGAAAAATCTGGAAAGATTGCTTGATGTAATCAAAGATTGTATAATAGGGTTATCTTAAAATGTAGGAGGTTAAAAATGTGGAGATTATTTTTAGCAGTATCTTTAATATTTGCCATTGCCTGTACAGAGCAGGTAAAAACAGATATTGCAGGAGTTGGAGAAACCTTACCCACAGCTCCTTCAGCAATTGCATGGGATGGTAAAAATCTTATAGTTGCAAAGGAAGGCATAATCGCTTTTTTAGACAACATAGATACAGCTACTGCTGGCTCTTTCATAGGATATGAAGGTCATTATTTTCTCAATAACTATCCAATAACAATAACCTCAAAAGACAATCCAGTCTATATAACAGGAGTTGCATGGCAAAAAACCTCGGGAAATACGGGATTTATTTGGGTTGCTGATGCTGCGAATAAAAGACTTTTAAAGGTTACTCCACAGGGTGAAGTTGTAAGAAAACTTTCTCTTACTTCAATCTATCCTGAAGATATGACTTTTGATGGACAGTATCTATGGATTGCCGACTCCAAAAGAGGAAAACTATTTAAAATAACCACAGAAGATGGTTCAATAATTGAAGAATATCTATCACCAGTCAACTATCCTTCTGCCATAACATGGGATGGAAAGTATTTGATAGTTGCTGGAGTTAAAGAGCATGCTGTTCCATCAGATTCATCGGATAATGTAAAAATAGTCAGGTTTGATACATCTTCAGGAAGAGTTGTTGAGGATATACCAAATTCTCGCTATATCTCCTATCCAGCAGGAATGGTATGGGTTGATGGAAAGTTATGGATTTCTGATAGAAATTCTGGTTACATTGTAAAAATTAGTGATTGGGGTACACCTTCCTCGGATGAGAAAAACTATAAACTTGCAAAAAAATCACCTGCTACTAAGAAGATTGAGGCAAAAGAAGAGAAAAAAGAGACTGAAAAAGACATAGAAGAGGCAAAACGTGCTGCAGAAGAAGCAAAACGTGCTGCAGAAGAGGCAAAGCGTGCTGCTGAGGCTGCTAAAAAAGCTTTTGAACTTCAACAGAAAAAATGATGTTTTCCATTGGAGACATAGCGATTGAAAAAAACAGACTTTTCCTGATAGCAGGACCCTGCGTTATAGAGTCTGAAGAGGTAGTATTCAAAACTGCTGAAACATTAAAAGAAATTACTCAAGAGTTGAAAATTCCATTTATATTCAAATCTTCCTATGATAAGGCAAATCGTTCATCAATTAATTCTTACAGAGGTCCTGGAATAAAAAAAGGACTCGAAATTCTTAATAAAGTGAGAGAGACTTTTAAAATCCCTGTCTTGAGTGATGTTCACTCTGTAGAAGAGATAAAGATTGCAGGAGAAGTTCTTGATGTAATCCAGATTCCAGCTTTTTTATGCAGACAAACAGACCTTGTTGTTGAAGCAGGGAAAACAAGAAAGCCTGTGAATGTTAAGAAAGGTCAGTTTCTTGCACCATGGGATGTGAAAAACATAGTTGAAAAAATTAAATCAACAGGAAACGAAAAAATAATTATTACAGAGAGAGGAACAAGCTTTGGCTATAATAATCTTGTTGTTGATTTTAGAAGTTTTCCTATAATTCGTTCAATGGGTGTTCCTGTGGTTTTTGATGCAACTCATTCTGTTCAACTGCCTGGAGGGGCTGGAACATGCTCATCAGGACAGAGAGAATTTGTTCCCTATTTAAGCAGAGCAGCTGTTGCCTGCGGTGTTGATGGATTGTTTTTTGAGGTTCATCCTGATCCTGACAGAGCTCTGTGCGATGGTTCTAATATGTTTCCTGTTAAGGACTTCAAAAATTTACTTGAAACTCTCATTGAGATTCATAACACAGTAAAAAAGTTTTAATACAGGCTTTTATTCAAATCTGCTATAATAACATATTTATGGACAGGCTAATTAAAAAGGCAAAGGCACTTAAAGGTGAGATAACACCTCCACCTGATAAATCCATATCACACAGAGCAGTTATGTTTGCCTCTCTGGCAAAAGGACAGTCAAAGATAAAAAATTTTCTATGGGCAAAAGACCCTTTGAGTAGTCTTAATGCAATGAGAGCACTTGGAGTTGAAATCACAATTACAGATTCAAAAGAAATTATAGTAAATGGCAAAGGATTACATTCTCTTAAAGAACCTGAAAATGTTATTGATTGTGGAAACTCTGGCACAACAATGAGACTTCTAAGCGGAATACTTGCAGGTCAACCCTTTTTAAGCATTCTTACAGGTGATGACTCTCTTAGACAAAGACCAATGAGGCGAATTATTGAACCATTAAGGCTTATGGGAGCAAACATCGTTGGAAGAGCAGAAAATAGATTTCCGCCCCTTGTTATAAAGGGAGGTTCTCTTAAAGGAATTAAATATAATATGCCCATTGCCTCTGCGCAGGTAAAAAGTGCAATTTTACTTGCAGGGCTGTATGCAGAGGGTGAAACTTCTGTAACAGAGCCCTATAAAAGCAGAGATCATACTGAGAAGATGCTTGAAAGCATGGGTGCGGAGATTCAAATAGAAAGCAATACGATAAGGATAAATCCACCACTACATTCACTTAAACCGTTTGACATAACCATACCTAATGATTTCTCATCGGCAGCTTTTTTTATTGCAGGAGCCTGTCTTGTGCCAAACTCTGAAGTATTGATTAAAAATGTTTGCCTCAATAAAACAAGAACAGGATTTCTTGAAATTCTAAAATCAATGGGTGCAGATATAGAAATTCTTAATATTAAAGAGCAGGCAGGTGAGCCTGTTGGAGATATTTTTGTAAGAAGTTCAGCTGCTCTTAAGGGTGTTACTGTTGAGGGTGAAATTATTCCAAGACTTATAGATGAGTTTCCAGTTTTATGCGTTGTTGCAACTCAGGCTGAAGGCATAACAATCATTAGAGATGCTAAAGACCTGAGGGCAAAGGAATCTGATAGAATAAAAGCAATGACTTCAGAGCTAAGTAAGATGGGTGTATCTATAAAAGAATTTGAAGACGGAGTTGAGATAAAAGGTCCTTGCAGGCTTAAAGGCGCAGAAGTTTACTCTTACAAAGACCACAGAATAGCAATGGCATTAAGCATAGCAGGACTTATTGCAGAAGGTGAAACAGTCATAAAAGAAGCAGACTGTGTAGATATATCATTCCCTGAGTTTTATGACTTACTGGAGATGCTTCAGAGATGAAAAGAGTAATAGCAATCGATGGTCCTTCTGGTGCAGGGAAAAGTACTGTGTCAAGAGAGGTAGCAAAATCTCTTGGTTTTCTATACCTTGATACAGGCGCTTTATACAGAGCAGTAGCATATCATTTTTATAAAAATTTTAAGAATGTTGATGACTTTTCATTATTACCCGAGGAAGAGATAGAAAGAGAACTTATTAAGATAAAAATTCACTACGAAAATGGTAGAGTTTATCTATCAGGTGAAGATATTTCAGATTTAATCAGAGATCCAGAGGTTGGTGCTGTTACCTCAAAACTTTCTGCTAAAAAGGTTATAAGAGATTTTTTACTCCCTCTTCAGAGAAGTTTTGCAGAAAAAATGGACATTGTTGCTGAAGGAAGAGATATGACAACAGTTGTTTTTCCTGATGCATGGAAAAAATTTTACCTTGATGCATCTGTTGATGTGAGAGCTCGTAGAAGATATGAACAACTGATCAAGTCAGGAAAAAAAATAACATTTGAAGAGGCATTAAAGGATGTAATAGAAAGAGACAGAAGAGACTCTTCACGAGAAAATGCTCCTTTAGTGATTAGTAAAGAGGCTTTTTATATTGATACATCAGAGCTTACAATACAAGAAGTTATCTCACTAGTTTTAAAAAAAGTTGCAGAGGATGACTGATATCTTGTATTATCAAAAACAGTATGTTAAAAGATATTGTTCTTGCAGAAGGCTCGGGTTTTTGTTTTGGTGTAAAAAGAGCTATTGACATAGCCTTTGATGTTGCCAAGAAACATAAAGACGGTGTTTTTACTTTAGGTCCAATAATTCACAATCCTCAGGTTGTTGAAAAATTAAAAGATTTAGGTGTCTATCCCATAGATGATATTTATGGTCAGAATATAAAAACATTAATCATTAGAGCTCATGGAATTCCAAAAGAAAAATTTGAAGAAATTAAAAAGCTTGGCATTGAAGTCATTGATGCTACATGCCCCTTTGTAAAAAAAGCTCAAAATCTTGCTGAAAAGTTGGCCTCTGAAGGTTATCAAGTTCTGATAATTGGAGACAAAGAACATCCAGAAGTTAAGGGAATTTTCAGTTATGCCGGTGAAAAGGCTGTTGTAATAAGCTCCGATGAATTTCCTATTTTAAATAAAAAAATTGGTATAATTCAGCAAACAACCCAACCAATGTCAAAGGTCAAGGAGATAGTAAGCAAAATCGTAAATTCTCATAATGAATTTGAAGAGATTAGAATTTTTAACACCCTATGTAATTTTACATCAAGAAGACTTGAGACAACTGAAAAAGTTGCAAAACAGGTGGATGTAATGATTGTTGTCGGTGGTAAAAACAGTGCAAATACAACTCAGCTTGCAAAACTTTGTAAGAGTATTGGAGTAAAAACATACCATATAGAAGATGCTCAGGAAATTGACAAAGAATGGGTTGAGTCTGCTAAAAAAATTGGTATTACAGCAGGAGCATCCACTCCTCAATGGATAATTGATGAAGTTATTGATAAAATTAAAAAGTTTACAAATTAAGGAGGAACAGTGCCATGCAGAGTGAGATTAGTGAAAAGCAAGAATTGGAAAGTCTCTATGAAGGTGCACTCGCACATGTGGAGAAAGGAGAAATTATAAAAGGAAAAATAATGGGAGTAAGAGATGACGGAGTAATAGTAGATGTGGGATATAAGTTTGAAGGAATTATTCCACATAATGAGTTTTCAGAGGATGAACTGAGCAATATTAAAGAAGGAGAAGAAATAGAAGTTTTTATTGAAAAAATAGATGATACCCAGGGAATGATAGTTTTATCAAAAGACAGAGCTCTAAAAATAAGAGGTTGGGAATTTCTCATGGATGCCTATGAAAAAGGCATACCTGTTGAAGTAAAGATTACAGGGAAAACAAAAGGGGGTGTTACAGCCCGTTTTTATGGCATAAATGGTTTTATACCTGCTTCACTTCTTGATCTAAAGAAATCAAGCAATCTTGATGAATATACAGGAAAAACTTTCAAAGTAAAAATAGAAAAAATTGAACCACCCAAGAATTTATATGGTCCCTGGAGAAATCTCAAAACTACTGTAATTTTTTCAAGGAAAGCTTATTTACAGGAAGAGAGGGAAAAAATTAAAAAAGAATTATCTGAAAAAATTAAGGAGGGGCTTAAAGTAAAAGGCATTGTTAAAAATATAACAAACTATGGAGTTTTTGTTGATCTTGGCGGAATAGATGGTTTCCTTCATATTTCAGATATATCATGGGGTAAAGTTAAACATCCTTCCCAGTATTTTGAAGTAGGTAAAGAATATGAATTTATTGTGCTGAAAGCTGACTTAGAGGCTGAAAAAATAACACTTGGATATAAACAAAAAAAGCCTGATCCATGGGAAAATATTGATAAAAGATATCAACCAGGTATGAAGGTCAGAGGAAAAGTAACAAGGATTGAAGACTTTGGTCTTTTTGTTGAACTTGAAGAAGGAGTTGAAGGACTTGTCCATACAAGTGAACTTGATTGGGTATCTCCAAAGCATCCCACCTATTATGCAGAAGTTGACGAATGGATAAATGTAAAAATCCTTGATATTGATAAAGAAAACAGGAAAATTTCATTAAGTCTTAGAGAACTTAAGCCTAAACCTTGGGAGGTTGTTGCCAGGAAATATAAAGTGGGAGATAAAGTCACAGGAAAAGTAAAAACTATAACAGATTTTGGAGTATTTGTTAGACTTCCTGAAGGAGTAGATGGACTCATTCATATATCTGACATTTCATGGACAAAACATGTTGATCATCCTTCACAATTTTTTAAGAAAGGTCAAAAAGTTGAGGCTGTAATATTAAATTTAGAGCCTGACAAGGAAAAGCTTTCACTTGGAATAAAACAACTTGTTGAAGATCCCTGGATTAGAGAAATTCCAGAAAAGATTAGGGTAGGCGAAGTTTACAACGCTAAAGTGATTAAAAGAACAGAACATGGATTATTTGTTGATATTGAAGGAATTGTTGAAGGACTTGTTTACAATTCTGAGATTGATAAAAACAAGCCAGTTAAAGAAGGAGATGAAGTAAAGGTTTTAGTGGTCAAAGTTGACAAGGATAAGAGAAAAATCGGATTGAGCATGAAAAAATTAAGTGAAAATGAAGAGTAAAAGTCTGAAAATACTTTTTATAGTTATTGGAATTTTGCTTTTAGTGAGTTTTGTTGCAACAATTATTGAGAGTGGATTTTCTACTGGTAAAGTGGCTGTTGTTAACATCAAAGGTGTAATTGTTGAGTCCAGACAAACAATTGATGAAATAAAACAATACAGAAAAGACCCTACAATAAAAGCCATTGTAATACGAGTGGATAGTCCTGGAGGAGCAGTTGTACCTTCACAGGAAATATATGAAGAGATAAAAAGGACAATTTCTGTAAAACCTGTTGTTGTTTCCATGGGTTCTGTTGCTGCTTCAGGGGGTTATTATATTTCATGTCCTGCAACGAAAATAGTTGCAAATTCAGGAACTCTTACAGGCTCAATAGGAGTATTGATAGAAATACCTAATATAAAGGGTTTGCTTGATAAGATTGGGGTGAAAGCAGAAGTTATAAAAAGTGGTAGATATAAAGACATTACATCTCCTTTTAAGTCGTTACAAAACGATGAAAGAGAAGTATTACAACAACTAATAGATGATGTCCATGAACAGTTTATTAAAGCAGTGGCTGAAGGAAGAAAAATCCCAATAGATAAAGTTAAAAAAATAGCTGATGGAAGAGTATTTACAGGACTTAAAGCTAAAGAATTAGGACTTGTAGATGAAATAGGAGACCTTGATTACGCAATAAAGGTTGCTGCTCAACTTGGAAAAATAAAAGGTGAACCCCAGGTAGTAACAAAAAAATCGACATTGTTAATTGAACTTTTAAAGAGTGATACTGAATCATTAATAAAAAAGATTTTACCTTATATACAGGTTTTTTATTTATATTCACCGGTATTACAAAACTGAGTGAATTTTCCTAATTTAATTAAATAGAAAATTTCACCTGCTTTAGCAGGTATGGAGGAGAAATCAAAAATTCGTAGGAGGATAAAATATGAAAAAGTCAGAGTTAGTTGACAGAGTATCTCAAAAAGTAGATATTTTAACAAAAAAACAGATTGGCACAATAATAGATATGATTTTTGATTCTATGACAGAAGCTATGGCAAGGGGAGAAAAGATTGAGATAAGAGGTTTTGCTAATTTTAAAATAAAAGAAAGGCCTGAGAGAATTGCGAGAAATCCAAAAACAGGACAACAGATTAAAGTCCCAGCACAGAGAGCAATAAGTTTTAAGATGAGCAAAGCTCTCAGAGAAGTTCTTAACAAATAAGTGCTACTTAAGGTTCAAAACTTAAGAATAGTTTATAAAAATTCTGCAATTATAGAGGAAATCAATTTTGATGTTGAAAAAGGAGAAATATTTTCAATTGTTGGAGAAAGTGGTAGTGGAAAAACTTTGACAGGCCTTTCTATACTGAATCTTTTACCAGATTATTTCAAAGTTGATGGCAGAATAATATTTAAAAATAACGATATTCTATCTCTTGATTCTTCCTGGATTAGAAAAATACGGGGCAAGGATATTTCATGTATATTTCAAGATCCGATGGTCTCTTTAAATCCAGTGTTAAAAGTAGGCTATCAAGTTGCAGAGATGTTTATTTATCACCATAATTTATCTAAAAAGGAAGCCATAAAAAATGCTGAAAAAATATTTAATGAGCTAAAAATATCACATGTAATTAATTACTATCCCCATCAGCTTTCAGGAGGATTAAGGCAGAGAGTAATGATAGCAATGGCA
The nucleotide sequence above comes from Thermodesulfovibrio aggregans. Encoded proteins:
- a CDS encoding 30S ribosomal protein S1, producing MQSEISEKQELESLYEGALAHVEKGEIIKGKIMGVRDDGVIVDVGYKFEGIIPHNEFSEDELSNIKEGEEIEVFIEKIDDTQGMIVLSKDRALKIRGWEFLMDAYEKGIPVEVKITGKTKGGVTARFYGINGFIPASLLDLKKSSNLDEYTGKTFKVKIEKIEPPKNLYGPWRNLKTTVIFSRKAYLQEEREKIKKELSEKIKEGLKVKGIVKNITNYGVFVDLGGIDGFLHISDISWGKVKHPSQYFEVGKEYEFIVLKADLEAEKITLGYKQKKPDPWENIDKRYQPGMKVRGKVTRIEDFGLFVELEEGVEGLVHTSELDWVSPKHPTYYAEVDEWINVKILDIDKENRKISLSLRELKPKPWEVVARKYKVGDKVTGKVKTITDFGVFVRLPEGVDGLIHISDISWTKHVDHPSQFFKKGQKVEAVILNLEPDKEKLSLGIKQLVEDPWIREIPEKIRVGEVYNAKVIKRTEHGLFVDIEGIVEGLVYNSEIDKNKPVKEGDEVKVLVVKVDKDKRKIGLSMKKLSENEE
- the aroA gene encoding 3-phosphoshikimate 1-carboxyvinyltransferase, giving the protein MDRLIKKAKALKGEITPPPDKSISHRAVMFASLAKGQSKIKNFLWAKDPLSSLNAMRALGVEITITDSKEIIVNGKGLHSLKEPENVIDCGNSGTTMRLLSGILAGQPFLSILTGDDSLRQRPMRRIIEPLRLMGANIVGRAENRFPPLVIKGGSLKGIKYNMPIASAQVKSAILLAGLYAEGETSVTEPYKSRDHTEKMLESMGAEIQIESNTIRINPPLHSLKPFDITIPNDFSSAAFFIAGACLVPNSEVLIKNVCLNKTRTGFLEILKSMGADIEILNIKEQAGEPVGDIFVRSSAALKGVTVEGEIIPRLIDEFPVLCVVATQAEGITIIRDAKDLRAKESDRIKAMTSELSKMGVSIKEFEDGVEIKGPCRLKGAEVYSYKDHRIAMALSIAGLIAEGETVIKEADCVDISFPEFYDLLEMLQR
- the kdsA gene encoding 3-deoxy-8-phosphooctulonate synthase; translated protein: MMFSIGDIAIEKNRLFLIAGPCVIESEEVVFKTAETLKEITQELKIPFIFKSSYDKANRSSINSYRGPGIKKGLEILNKVRETFKIPVLSDVHSVEEIKIAGEVLDVIQIPAFLCRQTDLVVEAGKTRKPVNVKKGQFLAPWDVKNIVEKIKSTGNEKIIITERGTSFGYNNLVVDFRSFPIIRSMGVPVVFDATHSVQLPGGAGTCSSGQREFVPYLSRAAVACGVDGLFFEVHPDPDRALCDGSNMFPVKDFKNLLETLIEIHNTVKKF
- the cmk gene encoding (d)CMP kinase, which codes for MKRVIAIDGPSGAGKSTVSREVAKSLGFLYLDTGALYRAVAYHFYKNFKNVDDFSLLPEEEIERELIKIKIHYENGRVYLSGEDISDLIRDPEVGAVTSKLSAKKVIRDFLLPLQRSFAEKMDIVAEGRDMTTVVFPDAWKKFYLDASVDVRARRRYEQLIKSGKKITFEEALKDVIERDRRDSSRENAPLVISKEAFYIDTSELTIQEVISLVLKKVAEDD
- a CDS encoding HU family DNA-binding protein, yielding MKKSELVDRVSQKVDILTKKQIGTIIDMIFDSMTEAMARGEKIEIRGFANFKIKERPERIARNPKTGQQIKVPAQRAISFKMSKALREVLNK
- the bioA gene encoding adenosylmethionine--8-amino-7-oxononanoate transaminase; translation: MDKKTLIEWDKKYIWHPFTQMKYWLSDEPTIFIEGRDCFLKDVDGKWYLDGVSSLWVNIHGHRRPEIDEAVKAQIDKLAHSTLLGACNEPSILLAKRLAQLLATKLPWGKPLTKIFYSDNGSTAVEIAMKIAYQYWVNQGIKDKDTFVSLREGYHGDTIGAVSVGGVELFHEVYKPLLNKSIQAPAPYCYRCELKLSYPSCGLACLGEMEKIIKQNHEKIIAVIVEPLVQCAGGIIVWPEGYLKGLRKLCNEYNILLIADEVATGFGRTGRMFACEHEEVTPDIICLSKGITNGYMPLAVTAVNEEIFNAFLGELEERKTFYHGHSYTGNPLACAAAVANLEIFEKDKTIETLPPKIELLKRKLLEIAELPHAGDVRQKGMIAGIELVKDKKTKEPFPYNEQTGWKVVRAARKHGVWLRPLGDVIVIMPPLVVSEKNLERLLDVIKDCIIGLS
- the sppA gene encoding signal peptide peptidase SppA, which gives rise to MKSKSLKILFIVIGILLLVSFVATIIESGFSTGKVAVVNIKGVIVESRQTIDEIKQYRKDPTIKAIVIRVDSPGGAVVPSQEIYEEIKRTISVKPVVVSMGSVAASGGYYISCPATKIVANSGTLTGSIGVLIEIPNIKGLLDKIGVKAEVIKSGRYKDITSPFKSLQNDEREVLQQLIDDVHEQFIKAVAEGRKIPIDKVKKIADGRVFTGLKAKELGLVDEIGDLDYAIKVAAQLGKIKGEPQVVTKKSTLLIELLKSDTESLIKKILPYIQVFYLYSPVLQN
- the ispH gene encoding 4-hydroxy-3-methylbut-2-enyl diphosphate reductase translates to MLKDIVLAEGSGFCFGVKRAIDIAFDVAKKHKDGVFTLGPIIHNPQVVEKLKDLGVYPIDDIYGQNIKTLIIRAHGIPKEKFEEIKKLGIEVIDATCPFVKKAQNLAEKLASEGYQVLIIGDKEHPEVKGIFSYAGEKAVVISSDEFPILNKKIGIIQQTTQPMSKVKEIVSKIVNSHNEFEEIRIFNTLCNFTSRRLETTEKVAKQVDVMIVVGGKNSANTTQLAKLCKSIGVKTYHIEDAQEIDKEWVESAKKIGITAGASTPQWIIDEVIDKIKKFTN
- a CDS encoding ABC transporter ATP-binding protein, coding for MLLKVQNLRIVYKNSAIIEEINFDVEKGEIFSIVGESGSGKTLTGLSILNLLPDYFKVDGRIIFKNNDILSLDSSWIRKIRGKDISCIFQDPMVSLNPVLKVGYQVAEMFIYHHNLSKKEAIKNAEKIFNELKISHVINYYPHQLSGGLRQRVMIAMAIACEPELIIADEPTTALDVTVQEEILDLLYLLIKKKGKAMILITHDINILGEYADRLMVMYAGRIMEMGSVEEIFKNPLHPYTRALLDCIPREGKKIEGIPGNVPDLKKLPSGCVFSPRCKYKMRECPIEPPSLREVIPGHFVRCYLH